A single genomic interval of Zingiber officinale cultivar Zhangliang chromosome 4A, Zo_v1.1, whole genome shotgun sequence harbors:
- the LOC121973187 gene encoding UDP-glycosyltransferase 92A1-like — protein sequence MEEEAKSEHVVLFPFMAQGHITPFLALAGLLSSRHPNLAVTLVNTPYNIQTLTKSRAGAAIPSSIRLRSLPFSPEEHGLPPAADNTAELPFFQIVTLFEASKSLRSAFEQIISDISEQDGRPPRYIVSDIFLTWTIDTARRFGSFHSIFVTSSAYGTVVFSSMWKHLPHRRADCGDLFPLPDFPDVLIHRSQIPKHQLLADDASPWTVFLREQTSRFSETDAVLINTVEEVERRGLQMMRQMLPCSIWPIGPLLSSVLPSISSGGGGGEQIIQWLDSQPPASVLYISFGSQNTITASQMMELATGLEASGVRFVWVIRPPVGSDVKSEFEAEWLPEKFEERMQAQGRSLLVHGWAPQMEILSHPATGAFLSHCGWNSVLESLNRGVPMLAWPLTADQFFNANMLEKELGVCVEVGRGNMENSMADRVAVERMVKEVMCGGEIGGEMRRRVEEVRELMKAAWMEGLGSSLRGLSEFFRAAAAADRRR from the coding sequence ATGGAGGAGGAAGCCAAGTCTGAACACGTAGTTCTCTTCCCCTTCATGGCTCAAGGTCACATCACCCCTTTCCTCGCCCTCGCCGGCCTCCTTTCCAGCCGCCACCCCAACCTCGCCGTCACCCTCGTCAACACCCCTTACAACATACAAACCCTCACTAAATCCCGTGCCGGCGCCGCCATACCGTCTTCCATCCGACTTCGCTCCCTCCCCTTCTCCCCCGAAGAACACGGCCTCCCTCCTGCCGCCGACAACACAGCCGAACTCCCCTTCTTCCAAATCGTCACCCTCTTCGAAGCTTCCAAGTCTCTCCGATCCGCCTTCGAGCAAATCATCTCCGACATTTCGGAGCAAGACGGCCGCCCTCCGCGCTACATAGTGTCGGACATCTTCTTAACGTGGACCATCGATACCGCCCGCCGCTTTGGGTCTTTCCACTCCATATTCGTCACCAGCAGTGCTTACGGCACCGTTGTCTTCTCGTCGATGTGGAAACATTTGCCCCATAGACGCGCCGACTGCGGTGATCTGTTTCCGCTTCCCGACTTCCCCGACGTCCTCATCCACCGCTCGCAGATCCCGAAGCACCAACTGCTCGCCGACGATGCCAGTCCCTGGACGGTCTTCCTCCGCGAGCAGACATCTCGTTTTTCGGAAACCGATGCTGTGCTCATCAACACCGTCGAAGAGGTGGAGCGCAGAGGGCTGCAGATGATGCGCCAAATGCTTCCCTGCTCCATTTGGCCGATTGGTCCCCTGCTATCCTCTGTTTTGCCCTCCATTtcaagcggcggcggcggcggcgagcaGATCATCCAATGGCTCGATTCTCAACCGCCGGCGTCCGTTTTGTACATCTCGTTCGGTTCGCAGAACACGATTACAGCGTCACAGATGATGGAGCTGGCGACTGGTTTGGAGGCGAGCGGGGTTCGTTTCGTGTGGGTCATCCGGCCGCCAGTTGGATCGGACGTGAAGAGCGAGTTCGAAGCAGAGTGGCTGCCGGAGAAGTTCGAGGAGCGGATGCAGGCGCAGGGGAGGAGTCTGCTGGTGCACGGATGGGCGCCGCAGATGGAGATCTTATCTCACCCGGCCACCGGCGCGTTCTTGAGCCACTGCGGGTGGAACTCCGTGCTTGAGAGCTTGAACCGAGGCGTCCCGATGTTGGCGTGGCCGCTGACGGCGGATCAGTTCTTCAACGCGAATATGCTTGAGAAGGAGCTGGGGGTGTGCGTGGAGGTGGGGAGGGGGAACATGGAGAACTCCATGGCAGACAGGGTAGCGGTGGAGAGGATGGTAAAGGAGGTAATGTGCGGGGGAGAGATTGGAGGGGAGATGAGGAGGAGGGTGGAGGAGGTTCGAGAATTGATGAAAGCGGCGTGGATGGAAGGACTCGGGTCGTCGCTGAGAGGTTTATCCGAGTTCTTCcgagccgccgccgccgccgacagACGGCGTTGA